The genomic stretch TTGCTCTCGGCGGCGGCTGTGGACCGTATGCACAACGGCCAGCGCTCGGACTTCGACAAGGAGTTGTCCGCTCAAGGCGTAGGCAACATGCTGTGTGGCCTGGTGGGTGCGTTGCCCATGACCGGGGTGATCGTGCGCAGCTCGGCCAACGTCCAGGCGGGTGCGACCACACGTTTGTCGGCGATGTTCCACGGCCTTTGGCTGCTGGCCTTCGTGTTGCTGCTGTCGAGCGTGCTGCAAAGCATTCCGGTGGCGAGCCTGGCGGGTGTGCTGGTGTACACCGGGATCAAGTTGGTAGACCTCAAGGCCTTCCGAGGCTTGGCCCGCTATGGCCGGATGCCGATGTTCACCTACGCCGCCACGGCCCTGGCGATCATCCTCACCGACTTGCTGACGGGCGTGTTGGTGGGCTTTGGCCTGACGCTGGCGAAACTGGCGTGGAAGGCTTCACGTTTGAAAGTCAGCCTGATCGACCTGCCCCAGGACGGTGAGATGGAGTTGCGGCTGATTGGCGCGGCGACCTTTCTCAAGGTGCCCGCACTGACCCAGGTGCTGGCGACCGTGCCGGCGGGGACCACGGTGCACGTGCCGCTCAATAACCTGAGCTACGTGGATCACTCGTGCCTGGAATTGCTGGAGGAATGGGGGCGGGCCAATGCGGCCAAGGGCTCCAAGCTGGTGATTGAGGCGCGGGGGTTGAAACGCCGGCTGGAAGGGCGGGTACGTACCACGACCCGGATGGGTTCCGCCCCTCGGTTGGCTGACGAAACCGGTTAAAAAAATGTGGGAGCGGGCTTGTGTGGGAGTGGGCAAGCCCGCTCCCACACCGGTCCCTTCCCACATTTGTGCTGTGTCAGGCTGGAAAACTCAGGCCGGCTGATCCAGCTCCAACTCCACACCCAACTGGCGCGACAGGCACGGCCAGCGCTTCCACGCGGCTTCCGTTGCAGGGCTCTTGAGCTGCTCGCGGTAGGCCTCGACGGACTCCAGGGCGAAGCTCTCTTCATTGAGCATTTCATCCACCGCCAGGTGTACGGCTTCGTCTAACTGATTGGCGAAATCTTCGCCGATCAGTTGGTGGGCAATCACGTTGGCAACGGTGGTGTCCGCCGGAATCAAGGGTTGGCCGAAATGTTTGATATACAGATCGTTGACTTCTTCCACCAGTCGGTGAGCCAGGTAGGCCTCGTCCAGCAGGCCGTTGAGGCCTTCATGGGCGGCCAGGATGGCGGGTGGCTGGAGAAAGAAATGCTCGGCGATTTTCAGCACCGGCTTGATCTGGCTTTCAATCCCGGCTTCCCGGGCCACGTCGTTGGCAGCGTCCAGCAGGTCCGGGACCTGATCGATGTAGGCCGTGACGAAACGAGTCATCACGGCATTACGATCACCCTCGGCCAGGGAAATGGCCGAATGCAGGTGCGGTAACTGTGCGTCCAGCTGTTTAGCCAATTGGCCGGTGGATGCTTCGTGTTGATGGGCACGGGAAATCTGCTCGCGCAATGCGGCGGTGTTCATGAAAGCTCCAGAGAATACGGGCGTAGGAAAGGGGATTGCATAAGGTAGCTCGTTTATACGAGCCCCTAAGACGCATTTGTCATAATTATTTCATGGTTATGCGCCGCTGTTATATCGAAATGCCATCGTTCGTCGGATAGGCCTTGAATATGCCGGCCGGCCAGCGCCATTCGTCTCTTTTTACTGATTTGTCCCCACACATTGCGGGGTCGCAGTCGCTGTCTATACTCGGGTTTGTACGCAATTAGCTGATGACGCCCAACTGCATTAGGCAGGCAAGGCTTGGCGGATGTAAGCAGTTTGGAAGCCGCCCCCTTGGCCGCAGGTGCAAACCGGCGGGATAACAAGAACGATAAGGGGAACCCGCAATGACGCGACATCCACATGTTTGGATGGGCTTACTCTTGTGGTCAGTATTCAGCCAGGCGCAAGCCGCCTGGACGGTGAATATGGCACCAGGGGCCACTGAAGTCAGTCACGCCGTGTTCGACCTGCACATGACCATCTTCTGGATCTGTGTGGTGATCGGCATCATCGTGTTTGGCGCCATGTTCTGGTCGATGATTGTGCATCGGCGCTCCACAGGCCAGGTGGCGGCCAAGTTCCATGAAAGTACGACGGTCGAGATTCTCTGGACCGTAGTGCCCTTGCTGATCCTCGTCGCCATGGCCATCCCGGCGACCAAGACCCTGATCAACATCTACGACAGCAGTGAGTCGGATATCGATATCCAGGTCACCGGCTATCAGTGGAAGTGGCACTACAAGTACCTGGGCCAGGACGTCGAGTTCTTCAGCAACCTGGCCACTCCCGCCGAACAGATCCACAACCAGGTCACCAAGAGCGAACACTACCTGCTGGAAGTCGATCAGCCGCTGGTGCTGCCGGTGGGCGCCAAGGTGCGCTTTCTGGTGACCGCCGCCGACGTGATTCACTCCTGGTGGGTGCCGGCGTTTGCGGTCAAGCGTGATGCCATCCCCGGCTTCGTCAATGAGGCCTGGACCCGGGTCGAGAAGCCCGGCATCTACCGTGGGCAGTGCGCAGAATTGTGCGGCAAGGACCACGGTTTCATGCCCATTGTGGTCGAGGTCAAGTCCAAGGCCGACTACGAAACCTGGCTGGGCGAGCGCAAGGAGGAGGCGGCCAAGCTCAAAGAGCTGACGTCCAAGGAGTGGACGCTCGAAGAGCTGGTGGCCCGTGGTGACAAGGTCTACCACACCACCTGCGTGGCCTGTCACCAGGCCGAAGGTCAGGGCCTGCCGCCGATGTTCCCGGCGCTCAAGGGCTCGAAAATCGCCACCGGGCCTGCGGCAGACCACCTGAGCATCGTCTACCACGGCAAGCCCGGTACAGCGATGGCGGCCTTCGGCAAGCAACTGTCTGAAGTCGATATTGCGGCGGTCGTAACCTACGAGCGCAACGCCTGGGGCAACAACAAAGGCGACATGGTCACGCCTAAAGACGTGCTGGCCATCAAACAGGCGGAAAGCAAATGAACCTCTTCATTGCGTATGCCCTGAACCGCCCCGCCCATCCGCTTGCAGGAGAACGGCCATGAGCACTGTGATCGATGACCACGGTCATGCCGCTGACCACGCCCACGGTCCCGCCAAGGGGCTGATGCGCTGGGTGCTGACCACCAACCACAAAGATATCGGGACCATGTACCTGTGGTTCAGCTTCGCCATGTTCTTGTTGGGTGGTTCGTTCGCCATGGTGATCCGTGCCGAACTATTCCAGCCAGGCCTGCAGATCGTCGAGCCTGCGTTCTTCAACCAGATGACCACCATGCATGGCCTGATCATGGTGTTTGGCGCGGTGATGCCGGCGTTTGTCGGGCTGGCCAACTGGATGATCCCGCTGATGATCGGCGCGCCGGACATGGCCCTGCCTCGCATGAACAACTTCAGCTTCTGGTTGCTGCCAGCGGCGTTCCTGCTGCTGGTTTCGACCTTGTTCACCCCGGGCGGCGGGCCGAATTTCGGCTGGACCTTCTACGCCCCGCTCTCCACGACCTATGCGCCGGAAAGCGTGACGTTCTTTATCTTCGCCATCCACTTGATGGGTATCAGCTCGATCATGGGGGCGATCAACGTGGTCGCCACCATCCTCAACCTGCGCGCACCGGGCATGACCCTGATGAAGATGCCGCTGTTCGTCTGGACCTGGCTGATCACGGCTTTCCTGTTGATCGCGGTGATGCCGGTGCTGGCCGGTTGCGTGACCATGATGCTGATGGATATTCACTTCGGCACCAGCTTCTTCAGCGCTGCTGGCGGCGGTGATCCGGTGTTGTTCCAGCATGTGTTCTGGTTCTTCGGCCATCCTGAGGTGTACATCATGATCCTGCCGGCGTTTGGTGCCGTCAGCTCGATCATCCCGACCTTTTCGCGCAAGCCGCTGTTTGGCTACACCTCCATGGTCTACGCCACGGCGAGTATCGCGTTCCTGTCGTTTATCGTGTGGGCGCACCACATGTTCGTGGTCGGTATTCCGTTGGTGGGCGAGTTGTTCTTCATGTACGCCACCCTGCTGATCGCCGTGCCCACAGGGGTCAAGGTGTTCAACTGGGTCAGCACCATGTGGCAAGGTTCACTGACGTTCGAGACGCCCATGCTGTTTGCCGTGGCTTTTGTGATCCTGTTCACCATCGGTGGCTTTTCCGGGCTGATGCTGGCCATCGCCCCGGCGGACTTCCAGTACCACGACACTTATTTTGTGGTGGCGCATTTCCATTACGTACTGGTGCCTGGTGCGATTTTCGGGATCTTCGCCTCGGCCTACTACTGGCTGCCGAAGTGGACCGGCCATATGTACGACGAAACCCTGGGCAAGCTGCACTTCTGGCTCTCGTTCGTGGGGATGAACATGGCGTTCTTTCCCATGCACTTCGTGGGGCTGGCCGGTATGCCACGGCGGGTGCCGGACTACAACCTGCAGTTCGCCGACTTCAACATGGTGTCGTCGATTGGCGCCTTTATGTTCGGCGCCACGCAGATTTTCTTCCTGTTTATCGTGATCAAGTGCATCCGTGGCGGTAAGCCGGCGCCGGCCAAGCCGTGGGATGGCGCCGAAGGGCTGGAGTGGAGCATTCCTTCACCTGCGCCCTACCACACCTTCACCACGCCGCCGGAGGTCAAATGAGCCCGGTTCTAAAAGCACCGCTGCCTCCTTGTGGGAGCGGGCTTGCCCGCGATGGCGGCCTCAAAATCTGCCGCGAACCTGAGGGCCTCATCGCTGACAAGCCAGCGCCTACAGGAAATCGCGAGACGGGGGTGGGTGATGGCTGATTCCGTACCCCTCAAGCGCCTGGTCACGCGCCTGTTGATCCTGGTCCTGGCGATGTTTGCCTTCGGCTTTGCCCTGGTGCCGATCTACGACGTGATGTGCAAGGCCTTCGGCATCAACGGCAAGACCGCCGGGCAGTACGAAGGCTCGCAGGTGGTGGATCCGTCGCGCCAGGTAAGGGTGCAGTTTCTGTCGACCAATGCCATCGATATGGTCTGGGAATTCCACTCCAAGGCCGACGAAATTGTGGTCAACCCCGGGGCGGTCAACGAGATGGTGTTCGTCGCCTTCAACCCCAGCGACAAGCCGATGACCGCCCAGGCTATCCCGAGCATTTCCCCGGCCGAAGCGGCGATGTATTTCCACAAGACCGAGTGTTTTTGCTTCACCCAGCAAGTGCTGCAACCGGGGGAACGCATTGAGATGCCAGTGCGCTTCATTGTCGATCGCGACATGCCCAAGGATGTGAAGCATTTGACCCTGGCGTACACGCTGTTCGATATCACTGCGCGCCAACCGCCCGTGGCTGTCCATACCGGCGGCTAGGCGTGCCTGCGGGCTCGATTAGGAGAACGGATACATGTCGATTCATGATACGTACTACGTACCGGCGCAAAGCAAATGGCCAATAATTGCCACGTTTGGGCTGTTGATCACCGTGTATGGCCTGGGTGTGTGGTTCAACGATCTCAAGGCGGCACGCCCGGAATCCCACGGCCCGCTGATCTTTTTCGTCGGCAGCCTGTTGCTGGCCTACATGATGTTTGGCTGGTTTGGCGCGGTGATCAAGGAAAGTCGCGCCGGGTTGTACAGCGCACAGATGGACCGCTCGTTCCGCTGGGGCATGACGTGGTTCATCTTTTCCGAGGTGATGTTTTTTATCGCGTTCTTTGGTGCGCTGTTTTATGTGCGGCATATGTCGGCGCCGTGGCTGGCCGGTGAAGGCTCCAAGGGCATTGCCCATATGCTGTGGCCCAATTTCGAGTTCGCCTGGCCGCTGCTCAACAACCCGGACCCCAAGCTGTTCCCTGCGCCGGAAGGCACCATCAGCCCGTGGGGCTTGCCGTTGGTCAACACCCTCTTGCTGGTGAGTTCCAGTGTGACCATCACCATCGCCCACCACGCCTTGCGCAAGGGCCATCGCGGCGCGCTGAAAATCTGGCTGGCGATCACCGTGTTGCTGGGGCTGGCGTTCCTGGGGTTCCAGGCCGAGGAATACATCCACGCCTACAAAGAGCTGGGCCTGACGCTGGGGTCTGGGGTGTATGGCGCGACCTTCTTCATGCTGACTGGCTTTCACGGCGCCCACGTGACTATCGGCACGATCATTTTGTTCGTGATGCTGATGCGCATCCTCAAGGGGCATTTCAATGCCGAGCATCAGTTCGGTTTCGAAGCGGCCAGTTGGTATTGGCACTTTGTGGATGTGGTGTGGATCGGTTTGTTTTTCTTCGTCTACGTGCTGTAGCGACTTACCAGGGGGCGTGGGATACCAGTTGGCCGCTGAAGAACCCCCAGGTGATCAGCGCCAGGGTGATCACGGCCAGCACCACGCGCACGGTCAAGGCGGTGACGAGGCGGTTGGAGTGGCCCTCGTCCTTGACCAGAAAGAACAAGCCACTGAACAGGCTCACAACGGTAGCGATCAGCATCAGGGCAATGGTGGCTTTGAGCATGGTCAGGCTCCAGGGCTCTTTTTTTTGAGGGGCGGGCAATGAGATTCAGTATAGCCAGCGCAGCATCGACCTTCGCGGTAACGCCATGAAGCGCTTTCGCCCCGGGATTGCACCGACCCTGGTGGTGCTGGTGCTGCTACCGCTGATGGTGCTCCTGGGTTTTTGGCAATTGTCCCGCGGCCAGGAAAAACAGGCGCTGCTCCAGAATTACGCCGAGCGCCGGGCGGCGGCGCCTATCAGCGTTGAGCAACTGGGCGCGATGGCTGACCCAGCCTTTCGCCGGGTGCAGTTGCGCGGGCAGTTCGACGCCACACACAGCGTGCTGCTGGATAACCGCATGCGCGACGGCAAGGCCGGTGTCGAGTTGCTGCAACCCTTTCATGACCAGGCCAGCGGCCAATGGCTGTTGCTCAATCGCGGCTGGCTGGCGTGGCCGGATCGGCGCACGCCGCCGGCCTTCACGACGCCTGATCAGCTTTTGAATATCAACGCCTGGGTGTATGTCGCGCCGGGCGAGACGTTCCAACTGCATGCCGACCCGGCAGCCGCGCAATGGCCGCGTTTATTGACGGCGTTGCACCCGCAGGCGCTGTGGGCCGAACTGGAGCGCCGCGGGTTTGCCTTCGAGCTGCGGGCCGAAGCGGGCCCGGCAACCTATGAGACCCAGTGGCCGGTGGTCGCCATGGGCCCGGAAAAACACTTGGGGTATGCCGTGCAGTGGTTCGCCATGGCGCTGGCGCTGCTGGGCCTTTACCTCTACCTCGGCTGGCACAACGCAAGGGAGAAGCACCATGGGAGCGGCCATGAATCCACTCAACATGTCTGACGCGGCGGCGCCCAACCGGCGCAAGGGGCGCTGGCAACTGATCCTGATCCTGCTGATGGTGATCGGCCCGATGGTGCTGGCGACCCTGATGTACAAGCTGCAGTTCTGGGTGCCGGACGATCGCAGCGACCATGGCGAGATGATCGGCAATGGCCAGACCCGCGCCGATATCGGCGTGCAGGCCGACGAAGATCGCTGGCAACTGTTGGTGACGGCTCCCGCAGCCTGCGCTGCCGATTGCCAGCAATTGGTCTACCTCGCGCGCCAACTGCAGATCGGCCTGGGGCGCGATGCGTCCCGCGCCAGCCATGCCCTGGCCAGCGCGCAGCCGGTCAGCGCCGAGTACGAGGCCAAGCTTAAGGCCGAATATCCGCAATTGCAGCGCTTGCCCCTGGACCTGCCGACCTTCAGGCAAAACGCCGTCGCGCCGGGGGATGCGCAACTGTGGATCGTCGACCCCCACGGCAATCTGGTGCTGCGCTACGACGCGCGGGTCAAGGGTAAGGACCTGCTCAATGACCTGCGCCACCTGCTGAAACTGTCGAATATCGGATAAGGGCATCGTCATGGCCAAGCCTGGATTTCGCCTCGCGCTGTTTGCCACCTTGCTGGCGCTGGTTGTAGTGCTACTGGGCGCCTACACCCGCCTGACCCATGCCGGCCTCGGTTGCCCGGACTGGCCGGGCTGCTACGGCTTTATCAGCGTGCCGAAAAGCGAGGCCCAACTGGCCCATGCCGAGTTGCACTTCCCCGACACGCCGGTGGAGGCCGATAAGGGCTGGAACGAGATGATCCATCGTTATGCCGCGGGCACCCTGGGGCTGCTGATCGCGTTGCTGGCCACCCGCGCCTGGACCCATCGCCGGCATCCAGGGCAACCCTTGAAGCTGCCGCTGTTTCTACTGGTGGTGGTCTTCGCCCAGGCGGCCTTTGGCATGTGGACGGTGACCCTCAAACTGTGGCCGCAGGTGGTCACCGGGCATTTGCTGGGTGGTTTTGCGACCTTGAGCCTGCTGTTTTTGCTGACCTTGCGTTTGTCCGGGGTGTTGCCGGCGCTGATCGTGCCCCGGCGCCTGCAGTATTGGGCCACGGCCGGGCTGGTGCTGGTGATCGGGCAAATCGCCCTGGGCGGCTGGGTCAGTTCCAACTATGCGGCGGTGGCCTGTATCGACTTGCCGACCTGCCACGGCGAGTGGTGGCCGGCGGCGGATTTTGCCAATGGCTTCCACCTGACCCAGCATATCGGCCCCAACTACCTGGGCGGGCAGCTGGACAGTGATGCGCGCACGGCGATTCACCTGACCCATCGCCTGGGGGCGCTGGTGGTGACCGTGGCGCTGCTCGGCCTGGCCTGGCAGCTCAAGGCGGTGGGCATGACCCGCCTGGCGGGCCTGCTGCTGGTGGCCCTGGCTGTGCAGATCGGCCTGGGCCTGAGCAATGTGTATTTTCATTTGCCGCTGCCGGTGGCGGTCGCCCATAACGCCGGCGGTGCAGCGCTGTTGCTGACCCTGGTGCTGGTCAATTACCACGCCCGTACCAGCCTGGTGCGGGTCCGTCATCAGGTGCCGTTCGGCTGGCGCTTCAGCCCGCGCAAACAGGTTTCAGGCCTGATCACCCTTAAAGGAGAGATGCCATGGCGACCTTGATTGGCGAGCGTCACAGCCGGGCCATCTGGCGTGACTACCTGGAACTGACCAAGCCCAAGGTGGTGGTGCTGATGTTGATCACCTCGCTGGTGGGCATGTTTCTCGCCACTCGCGCCGGGGTGCCGTGGGCGGTGCTGGTGTTCGGCAACCTGGGGATTGCCTTGTGTGCCGGTGGCGCGGCGGCGGTCAATCATGTGGTGGATCGACGGATTGATGCGCTGATGGCGCGCACCCATAAACGACCATTGGCGCAGGGTCGGGTTTCGCCGGCCGCAGCGCTGACCTTTGCCCTGGCGCTGGCCGTGGCCGGTCTAGTGTTGCTGCTGGCGTTTACCAACCCTCTGGCGGCCTGGCTCACGCTGGCTTCATTGCTGGGGTATGCGGTGATCTACACCGGTTTTCTCAAGCGAGCGACGCCGCAGAACATCGTGATCGGCGGCCTTGCCGGTGCGGCGCCGCCGCTGCTCGGCTGGGTGGCGGTCACCGGTCATGTGAGTGCCGAACCGTTGCTGCTGGTGCTGATCATCTTTGCCTGGACGCCGCCGCACTTCTGGGCACTGGCCATCCATCGCAAGGAGGAGTACGCCAAGGCCGATATCCCGATGCTGCCGGTCACCCATGGCGAGCACTACACCAAGGTGCATATCCTGCTCTACACCTTCGCGCTGCTGGCGGTGAGCCTGATGCCCTATGTGATCCATATGAGCGGGCTGTTGTACCTGGGCTGTGCGTTGCTTCTGGGCGCGCGCTTTCTGCAATGGGCCTGGGTGTTGTACCGTGGCAGTCGGCCGCACGCGGCGATCAATACCTTCAAGTACTCTATCTGGTACCTGTTCCTGCTATTTATCGCCCTGCTCGTAGACCACTACTTATTGTTGAACCTATGACTCGAACTCAAAAAACTGTCTTTATCCTGGTGGCCCTGGTGGCGTTGATCATGGGCCTGACCGTCAACAAAGTACTGTCCGGCAAGGGTCAGGGTGACCCAACGGCGTTGATCGACGCGGGCATTATCCTGTTGCCGCAAAGCCGCCAGTTGCCGCCTGTGACCATGACCAACCAGGATGGCCAGCCGGTGCTGGTCAATGAATTGAAGGGCAAGTGGAGCGTGTTGTTCTTTGGCTACACCTTCTGCCCGGACATCTGCCCGACCACTCTCGCCCAACTGCGGCAGATCAAGGGCGAGCTGCCCAAGGATGTGGTGGATAAGCTGCAGGTGATCCTGGTCAGCGTTGACCCGCACCGCGATACCCCGACGCAGCTCAAGCAATACCTGGGCTACTTCGATCCGCAGTTTTCAGGGTTGACCGGGGCGAATGTGGGCGACGTGCAGAAGGTGTCGAATGCCGTGAGCATTCCGTTCATCCCGGCCGATACCAGCAAGCCGAACTATACCGTCGACCATAGCGGCAACCTGGCGCTGATTGGCCCGGATGGTACCCAGCGCGGGTTTATCCGTGCGCCGTTGAACAACCAGAAGCTGGTGGCGCAGTTGCCGGGGTTGTTGCAGCGTAACTGACCGACAGCCCAGATCAAGTGTAGGAGCTGGCTTGCCAGCGATAGCAGTCTGTCGGTCAACGGTGCTGTGACTGATACATCGCCATCGCTGGCAAGCCAGCTCCTACAGTTTGAGTTGCGTGGCTTTAGAGGCCGTATTTCAGGTCAGAACGCCGGCAGGATCGCGCCTTTGTACTTCTCTTGGATGAATTTCTTCACTTCTGGCGTGTGCAGGGCTTTGACCAGCTTCTGTACCGCGTCCGAATTCTTATTGTCCTCGCGGGTCACCAGGATGTTGACGTAAGGCGAGTCGCTGCCTTCGATCACCAGAGCATCCTTGGAGGGATCCAGCTTGGCTTCCAGGGCGTAGTTGGTGTTGATCAGCGCCAGGTCGACCTGGGTCAGCACGCGCGGGATGGTGGCGGCTTCCAGTTCGCGGAACTTCAGGTTTTTTGGGTTCTCGGTGATGTCTTTGACGGTCGACAGGATGTTGGTCGAGTCCTTCAGTTTGATCACGCCCGCTTTATCCAGCAGCAGCAGTGCACGACCGCCGTTGGTGGCATCGTTTGGAATCACTACGGTGCTGCCGCTTTTCAGTTCGTCGAGTTTCTTCAGCTTGCTGGAGTACGCGCCCAGTGGCTCCAGGTGCACGCCGGCAACGCTGACCAGGTGGGTGCCCTTGGCCTTGTTGAACTCCTCAAGGTACGGCTGGTGCTGGAAGAAGTTGGCGTCCAGGCGCTTCTCGGCCACTTGTACGTTCGGCTGCACGTAGTCGGTGAACACCTTGACCTTCAGGTCTACGCCTTGCGCGGCCAGGGCCGGTTTCACGAACTCAAGGATTTCCGCGTGGGGCACCGGCGTGGCGGCCACTGTCAGGGTCTCGGCGGCGTGGGCGGAAAACGCGGCAACCGCG from Pseudomonas fluorescens encodes the following:
- the coxB gene encoding cytochrome c oxidase subunit II, producing the protein MTRHPHVWMGLLLWSVFSQAQAAWTVNMAPGATEVSHAVFDLHMTIFWICVVIGIIVFGAMFWSMIVHRRSTGQVAAKFHESTTVEILWTVVPLLILVAMAIPATKTLINIYDSSESDIDIQVTGYQWKWHYKYLGQDVEFFSNLATPAEQIHNQVTKSEHYLLEVDQPLVLPVGAKVRFLVTAADVIHSWWVPAFAVKRDAIPGFVNEAWTRVEKPGIYRGQCAELCGKDHGFMPIVVEVKSKADYETWLGERKEEAAKLKELTSKEWTLEELVARGDKVYHTTCVACHQAEGQGLPPMFPALKGSKIATGPAADHLSIVYHGKPGTAMAAFGKQLSEVDIAAVVTYERNAWGNNKGDMVTPKDVLAIKQAESK
- the ctaD gene encoding cytochrome c oxidase subunit I, whose protein sequence is MSTVIDDHGHAADHAHGPAKGLMRWVLTTNHKDIGTMYLWFSFAMFLLGGSFAMVIRAELFQPGLQIVEPAFFNQMTTMHGLIMVFGAVMPAFVGLANWMIPLMIGAPDMALPRMNNFSFWLLPAAFLLLVSTLFTPGGGPNFGWTFYAPLSTTYAPESVTFFIFAIHLMGISSIMGAINVVATILNLRAPGMTLMKMPLFVWTWLITAFLLIAVMPVLAGCVTMMLMDIHFGTSFFSAAGGGDPVLFQHVFWFFGHPEVYIMILPAFGAVSSIIPTFSRKPLFGYTSMVYATASIAFLSFIVWAHHMFVVGIPLVGELFFMYATLLIAVPTGVKVFNWVSTMWQGSLTFETPMLFAVAFVILFTIGGFSGLMLAIAPADFQYHDTYFVVAHFHYVLVPGAIFGIFASAYYWLPKWTGHMYDETLGKLHFWLSFVGMNMAFFPMHFVGLAGMPRRVPDYNLQFADFNMVSSIGAFMFGATQIFFLFIVIKCIRGGKPAPAKPWDGAEGLEWSIPSPAPYHTFTTPPEVK
- a CDS encoding cytochrome c oxidase assembly protein, with the translated sequence MADSVPLKRLVTRLLILVLAMFAFGFALVPIYDVMCKAFGINGKTAGQYEGSQVVDPSRQVRVQFLSTNAIDMVWEFHSKADEIVVNPGAVNEMVFVAFNPSDKPMTAQAIPSISPAEAAMYFHKTECFCFTQQVLQPGERIEMPVRFIVDRDMPKDVKHLTLAYTLFDITARQPPVAVHTGG
- a CDS encoding cytochrome c oxidase subunit 3 codes for the protein MSIHDTYYVPAQSKWPIIATFGLLITVYGLGVWFNDLKAARPESHGPLIFFVGSLLLAYMMFGWFGAVIKESRAGLYSAQMDRSFRWGMTWFIFSEVMFFIAFFGALFYVRHMSAPWLAGEGSKGIAHMLWPNFEFAWPLLNNPDPKLFPAPEGTISPWGLPLVNTLLLVSSSVTITIAHHALRKGHRGALKIWLAITVLLGLAFLGFQAEEYIHAYKELGLTLGSGVYGATFFMLTGFHGAHVTIGTIILFVMLMRILKGHFNAEHQFGFEAASWYWHFVDVVWIGLFFFVYVL
- a CDS encoding twin transmembrane helix small protein — translated: MLKATIALMLIATVVSLFSGLFFLVKDEGHSNRLVTALTVRVVLAVITLALITWGFFSGQLVSHAPW
- a CDS encoding SURF1 family protein, producing MKRFRPGIAPTLVVLVLLPLMVLLGFWQLSRGQEKQALLQNYAERRAAAPISVEQLGAMADPAFRRVQLRGQFDATHSVLLDNRMRDGKAGVELLQPFHDQASGQWLLLNRGWLAWPDRRTPPAFTTPDQLLNINAWVYVAPGETFQLHADPAAAQWPRLLTALHPQALWAELERRGFAFELRAEAGPATYETQWPVVAMGPEKHLGYAVQWFAMALALLGLYLYLGWHNAREKHHGSGHESTQHV
- a CDS encoding COX15/CtaA family protein, yielding MAKPGFRLALFATLLALVVVLLGAYTRLTHAGLGCPDWPGCYGFISVPKSEAQLAHAELHFPDTPVEADKGWNEMIHRYAAGTLGLLIALLATRAWTHRRHPGQPLKLPLFLLVVVFAQAAFGMWTVTLKLWPQVVTGHLLGGFATLSLLFLLTLRLSGVLPALIVPRRLQYWATAGLVLVIGQIALGGWVSSNYAAVACIDLPTCHGEWWPAADFANGFHLTQHIGPNYLGGQLDSDARTAIHLTHRLGALVVTVALLGLAWQLKAVGMTRLAGLLLVALAVQIGLGLSNVYFHLPLPVAVAHNAGGAALLLTLVLVNYHARTSLVRVRHQVPFGWRFSPRKQVSGLITLKGEMPWRP
- the cyoE gene encoding heme o synthase, encoding MATLIGERHSRAIWRDYLELTKPKVVVLMLITSLVGMFLATRAGVPWAVLVFGNLGIALCAGGAAAVNHVVDRRIDALMARTHKRPLAQGRVSPAAALTFALALAVAGLVLLLAFTNPLAAWLTLASLLGYAVIYTGFLKRATPQNIVIGGLAGAAPPLLGWVAVTGHVSAEPLLLVLIIFAWTPPHFWALAIHRKEEYAKADIPMLPVTHGEHYTKVHILLYTFALLAVSLMPYVIHMSGLLYLGCALLLGARFLQWAWVLYRGSRPHAAINTFKYSIWYLFLLFIALLVDHYLLLNL
- a CDS encoding SCO family protein — encoded protein: MTRTQKTVFILVALVALIMGLTVNKVLSGKGQGDPTALIDAGIILLPQSRQLPPVTMTNQDGQPVLVNELKGKWSVLFFGYTFCPDICPTTLAQLRQIKGELPKDVVDKLQVILVSVDPHRDTPTQLKQYLGYFDPQFSGLTGANVGDVQKVSNAVSIPFIPADTSKPNYTVDHSGNLALIGPDGTQRGFIRAPLNNQKLVAQLPGLLQRN
- a CDS encoding MetQ/NlpA family ABC transporter substrate-binding protein; this translates as MKKLLVAFAAVAAFSAHAAETLTVAATPVPHAEILEFVKPALAAQGVDLKVKVFTDYVQPNVQVAEKRLDANFFQHQPYLEEFNKAKGTHLVSVAGVHLEPLGAYSSKLKKLDELKSGSTVVIPNDATNGGRALLLLDKAGVIKLKDSTNILSTVKDITENPKNLKFRELEAATIPRVLTQVDLALINTNYALEAKLDPSKDALVIEGSDSPYVNILVTREDNKNSDAVQKLVKALHTPEVKKFIQEKYKGAILPAF